From the genome of Ctenopharyngodon idella isolate HZGC_01 chromosome 23, HZGC01, whole genome shotgun sequence, one region includes:
- the eif1b gene encoding eukaryotic translation initiation factor 1b, translating to MSNIQNLQSFDPFADATKGDDLLPAGTEDKIHIRIQQRNGRKTLTTVQGIADDYDKKKLVKAFKKKFACNGTVIEHPEYGEVIQLQGDQRKNICQFLLEINIVKEEQLKVHGF from the exons ATGTCCAATATACAGAACCTCCAGTCCTTCG ATCCCTTTGCTGATGCAACTAAGGGTGACGACTTGCTCCCGGCTGGGACAGAGGATAAAATCCACATAAGGATTCAGCAACGGAACGGCCGCAAAACGCTGACCACGGTTCAAGGCATTGCAGATGATTACGATAAAAAGAAGCTTGTAAAAGCCTTTAAGAAG AAATTTGCCTGCAATGGAACGGTGATCGAGCACCCGGAGTATGGAGAGGTGATTCAGTTGCAGGGTGACCAAAGGAAAAATATCTGTCAATTTCTTCTGGAG ATCAACATCGTAAAGGAGGAGCAGTTGAAGGTTCACGGGTTTTAA